The Phycisphaerae bacterium genome has a segment encoding these proteins:
- a CDS encoding phosphoribosylanthranilate isomerase — translation MLIVKVKICGITNYEDAAAAIDMGADMLGFNFYPKSPRYIEPAKAAKVINKLSAFTDMVGVFVNESAEKIRETRGQCHLDWIQLHGDESPEFCKEFLSHNVKVMKAIRVKDQKDVESAENFFTDAILLDAFNPKKYGGTGVSFDWNIIGHIGKRIFLAGGINPDNAARAVELGVYGIDVCSGIEIRPGKKDKRLMKKLFKSIHHLRG, via the coding sequence ATGCTTATAGTGAAAGTTAAAATTTGCGGTATTACCAATTACGAAGACGCAGCGGCGGCAATAGATATGGGGGCGGACATGCTGGGTTTTAATTTTTACCCGAAAAGTCCGCGGTATATAGAGCCGGCAAAAGCGGCGAAGGTAATAAACAAGCTGTCGGCTTTTACGGATATGGTCGGCGTTTTTGTGAACGAATCGGCGGAGAAAATCCGCGAAACGAGAGGACAGTGCCATTTAGACTGGATACAACTACACGGAGACGAGTCACCGGAATTCTGCAAGGAATTTCTTTCGCATAACGTAAAGGTAATGAAGGCGATACGCGTAAAAGACCAGAAAGACGTCGAGAGCGCGGAAAACTTTTTCACGGATGCGATTTTGCTGGATGCCTTTAATCCCAAGAAGTACGGCGGGACGGGAGTGAGCTTCGACTGGAACATCATAGGTCATATTGGGAAGCGTATTTTTCTGGCCGGCGGAATAAATCCCGATAACGCAGCCAGGGCAGTCGAGCTGGGAGTGTATGGAATCGATGTTTGCAGCGGTATTGAAATCAGGCCGGGCAAAAAAGACAAAAGATTAATGAAGAAATTATTCAAAAGTATACATCATTTGAGAGGTTAA
- a CDS encoding aminodeoxychorismate/anthranilate synthase component II: MAEKKRKVLFVDNFDSFTYNLVDDFCKRNCDSKVYRADTDIKELKRVVDEFNPDLLVISPGPGTPDTAGVSLSAIDYFKDKLPIFGVCLGHQVIAQYFGGKIGHAPVPMHGKPSRITHNGKGIFAGVENPLQAGRYHSLCCYNQELPEYLERTAEFEGVVMGIEHKKLPIFGVQFHPESILTPAGGKIIENVLAIAVERKKK; encoded by the coding sequence ATGGCAGAAAAAAAGAGAAAAGTTTTGTTTGTCGATAACTTCGATTCGTTCACATATAACCTAGTGGATGATTTCTGCAAGCGTAACTGTGATTCGAAGGTTTATCGAGCGGATACCGATATCAAAGAACTCAAGCGTGTTGTTGATGAATTCAATCCCGACCTTCTTGTGATATCGCCAGGGCCGGGGACGCCTGATACGGCGGGCGTTTCGCTATCGGCGATAGATTATTTTAAAGACAAGCTGCCGATATTCGGGGTGTGCTTAGGTCATCAGGTGATTGCGCAATATTTCGGCGGGAAAATCGGTCATGCGCCAGTGCCGATGCACGGCAAGCCATCACGAATAACACATAATGGGAAAGGGATATTCGCCGGGGTGGAAAATCCGCTGCAGGCTGGACGCTATCATAGTCTCTGCTGCTATAACCAGGAACTTCCGGAGTATTTAGAGCGGACGGCGGAATTCGAGGGGGTTGTTATGGGAATCGAGCATAAGAAGCTGCCGATATTCGGCGTGCAGTTTCATCCGGAGAGTATTTTGACGCCAGCGGGCGGGAAAATAATTGAAAACGTATTGGCTATCGCAGTTGAAAGAAAGAAAAAGTAA
- the trpD gene encoding anthranilate phosphoribosyltransferase: MKERKSKALRMAGITEYIEILLKGENLSIEQAGGLLDVIFEGGVSEAQIAAFLTAMRIKGATAAELAGLAKSLRNHAVKVEVDIDNLVDTCGTGGGVVKTCNISTASAITAAGAGVYVAKHGNRGITSKCGSADVLEELGVKIDAGAEVVAECIKQAHIGFMFAPAFHPAMKYVQPIRKGLGFRTVFNILGPLANPAGVQRQVLGVADEGLMETIAEALKLLGTKVAMVVHSNGMDEISTAGITKIIKLKEGKVESDELSAEDLGIQPADINDLKVTDAKTSAEVLRKILNGKEKGPRKDIVILNAAAAVIVAGFADDFESAIKMAEASVNDGRALACLEKLIEVSNSR, from the coding sequence TTGAAAGAAAGAAAAAGTAAGGCGCTGAGGATGGCAGGGATAACTGAATATATCGAGATATTACTGAAAGGTGAAAACCTGAGCATCGAGCAGGCAGGGGGTTTGCTGGATGTTATTTTTGAGGGCGGGGTCAGCGAGGCGCAGATTGCGGCGTTTCTTACGGCGATGCGGATAAAGGGCGCAACGGCGGCGGAACTTGCGGGACTTGCAAAGTCGCTGCGAAACCACGCAGTTAAAGTAGAAGTCGATATCGATAATTTAGTTGATACCTGCGGCACGGGCGGCGGTGTCGTTAAAACCTGCAACATTTCAACGGCATCGGCTATAACTGCAGCAGGGGCAGGGGTTTATGTGGCCAAGCACGGCAATCGCGGGATAACCAGCAAGTGCGGGTCGGCAGATGTGCTCGAAGAATTGGGCGTGAAAATAGACGCGGGGGCCGAGGTTGTTGCGGAATGTATAAAACAAGCACATATTGGTTTTATGTTCGCACCGGCGTTCCATCCGGCGATGAAATATGTTCAGCCAATCCGCAAGGGTCTTGGTTTTAGAACGGTATTCAATATCCTTGGGCCTTTGGCCAATCCAGCGGGCGTGCAGAGACAGGTGCTGGGGGTGGCGGATGAAGGTCTGATGGAAACGATAGCTGAAGCGTTGAAGCTGCTGGGGACAAAGGTCGCAATGGTTGTTCATAGTAACGGGATGGATGAAATAAGCACGGCGGGAATTACCAAAATAATAAAATTGAAAGAAGGCAAAGTCGAAAGTGATGAACTAAGCGCAGAAGATTTGGGAATACAACCAGCCGATATAAACGATTTGAAGGTAACCGATGCGAAGACAAGCGCCGAGGTTTTGAGAAAGATACTAAACGGCAAAGAGAAGGGGCCTCGCAAAGACATCGTCATCCTTAATGCCGCCGCCGCGGTAATAGTCGCGGGGTTTGCGGATGATTTCGAATCGGCAATCAAAATGGCGGAGGCATCGGTCAATGACGGCAGGGCGTTAGCCTGTCTGGAAAAGTTAATTGAGGTTTCTAATAGTAGATGA
- a CDS encoding anthranilate synthase component 1 — protein sequence MDDYREIITSAKAGQIVPIVREIDIDEPVDFFAKMSDYGRSKNCALLEASDYSAENAMSFGTAKPALYITGTGADFTIKALSNTGRRMLGYLAGKRKKIFGFCESAEFGADAITGRIKQSEKTVDEQSRLQSTNQMDVLRAVAFSFSLASKPFRVTCGLLGAISYDFIDQFEKLPSSGEDLLGNPDYEFYFADNIFLCDHKQNKCYVIVNCVITNGDREAVISEAKERFEYYFNMARANAPKGQKYKGTLPSASTDANQEAYEKMVRDAKQHIIDGDIFQVLLSRTKIEPCPDEPLDVYKRLRKLNPSPYMFYLNTPSTILMGSSPELNLRVSGGKERNVEIRPIAGTKPRGRVGDKIDADTDFRYEAELKLDHKELAEHIMLVDLARNDIARVAEPGSRIVTELLTAEKYSAVQHLVSNVKGTLAKGLDALSAYLATMNMGTLTGAPKIEAMKIIRQLERTKRGYYGGAVGYLTVDGQFDSCITIRSLQVKDHTAYIRAGAGIVYDSVPKTEFEETEHKANSCMRAIYGK from the coding sequence ATGGATGATTACAGGGAAATAATAACGAGCGCCAAAGCAGGGCAAATCGTGCCGATAGTCAGGGAGATAGATATTGACGAGCCGGTGGATTTCTTTGCCAAGATGAGCGACTACGGTCGGAGCAAGAATTGCGCCCTGCTGGAGGCGAGCGATTATTCAGCGGAAAATGCGATGAGCTTCGGGACGGCAAAGCCTGCGCTTTATATTACCGGGACCGGAGCCGATTTTACAATTAAAGCATTGAGCAATACCGGCAGGCGGATGTTGGGGTACTTGGCCGGCAAGAGGAAGAAAATCTTCGGTTTTTGCGAATCGGCGGAGTTCGGGGCTGATGCGATTACCGGCCGAATCAAACAGAGCGAAAAGACGGTAGACGAGCAATCGCGGCTGCAAAGCACGAACCAGATGGATGTGCTGCGGGCGGTCGCGTTCAGTTTCAGCCTGGCGAGCAAGCCGTTCCGCGTAACGTGCGGATTGCTGGGGGCGATAAGCTACGATTTTATAGACCAGTTCGAGAAACTGCCCTCCAGCGGGGAGGATTTGCTCGGTAATCCTGATTATGAATTTTATTTTGCCGACAATATCTTTTTGTGCGACCACAAACAAAATAAATGTTACGTGATTGTCAACTGCGTGATAACCAACGGCGACCGTGAGGCGGTGATATCCGAGGCGAAGGAGCGATTCGAATACTATTTCAATATGGCGAGGGCGAATGCTCCGAAAGGACAAAAATATAAGGGAACATTGCCATCTGCCTCAACTGATGCGAACCAGGAAGCGTACGAGAAAATGGTCCGCGATGCAAAGCAGCATATTATCGACGGCGATATTTTCCAGGTGTTGTTAAGCAGGACGAAGATAGAGCCATGTCCTGATGAGCCGCTGGATGTTTACAAGCGTTTGAGGAAGCTGAATCCGTCACCGTATATGTTTTATCTGAATACGCCGAGCACGATATTGATGGGGTCAAGCCCGGAACTTAACCTGCGGGTGAGCGGGGGCAAGGAGCGCAATGTGGAGATTCGGCCTATAGCGGGCACAAAGCCGCGAGGACGGGTCGGGGACAAAATCGATGCAGATACCGATTTCAGATACGAGGCGGAGCTGAAGCTCGACCATAAAGAGCTGGCAGAGCATATAATGCTGGTTGATTTGGCGAGGAACGATATTGCGAGGGTGGCAGAGCCGGGCAGCAGGATTGTTACGGAACTTTTGACGGCCGAGAAATACTCTGCGGTGCAGCACTTAGTAAGCAACGTTAAGGGGACACTGGCTAAGGGACTCGATGCGCTAAGCGCGTATCTTGCGACGATGAATATGGGGACGCTGACAGGCGCTCCGAAGATTGAGGCGATGAAAATAATCCGGCAACTGGAAAGAACCAAACGCGGATACTACGGCGGGGCCGTCGGGTATCTGACGGTGGACGGCCAATTCGACAGCTGTATTACCATAAGGAGTTTACAGGTAAAGGACCATACGGCTTATATCCGGGCGGGCGCCGGCATAGTATATGACAGTGTTCCGAAAACCGAATTCGAGGAAACCGAGCACAAGGCAAACTCCTGCATGCGTGCTATTTACGGGAAGTAA